The Glycine max cultivar Williams 82 chromosome 12, Glycine_max_v4.0, whole genome shotgun sequence genome window below encodes:
- the LOC100811463 gene encoding probable alpha,alpha-trehalose-phosphate synthase [UDP-forming] 7, with the protein MMSRSYTNLLDLASGNFPAMGGRETRERKRMPRVMSVPGFLTEVDDDQAVSVSSDNPSTVTTDRMIIVANQLPLKAKRKEDNKGWSFSWNEDSLLLQLKDGLPDDMEVLYVGSLRVDIDPAEQDDVSQYLLDKFKCVPTFLPADVLAKFYDGFCKRQLWPLFHYMLPFSTDKSHRFDRSLWEAYVLANKLFFQKVVEIINPEDDYIWIHDYHLMVLPTFIRRRFNRVKMGFFLHSPFPSSEIYRTLPVREEILKALLNSDIIGFHTFDYARHFLSCCSRMLGLEYQSKRGYLGLEYYGRTISIKIMPVGIHMGRIESVMRMADEECKVRELKQKFEGKTILLGIDDMDIFKGINLKILAMEQMLRQHPKWQGRAVLVQIVNPARGKGIHLEEIHAEIQESCNRINRVFGRPGYEPIVFIDRAVPIAEKVAYYCIAECVIVTAVRDGMNLTPYEYIACRQGISGSESCSNVNDPKKSMLVISEFIGCSPSLSGAIRVNPWNVEATSEAMNEAISTGDGEKQLRHEKHYRYVSTHDVAYWSRSFLQDMERACTDLLRKRCWGIGLSFGFRVVALDPNFKKLSIDAMVSAYKRAKNRAILLDYDGTVMPQNSINKSPSKEVLSILESLSEDPKNVVFIVSGRGRNSLSDWFNSCEKLGIAAEHGYFLRWSHNREWENCGKSSDFGWMQIAEPVMKLYTEATDGSSIERKESALVWQYRDADLGFGSAQAKEMLDHLESVLANEPVAVKSGQFIVEVKPQDVSKGLVAEKIFSSMDGKGKQADFVLCVGDDRSDEDMFEIVSSAISRNILATNASVFACTVGQKPSKAKYYLDDTTEVTSMLESLAEESDASPYIEETGDSSRRQV; encoded by the exons ATGATGTCCAGGTCGTATACGAATCTTTTAGATTTGGCCTCTGGGAATTTCCCGGCAATGGGGGGGAGGGAGACTAGGGAGCGGAAACGGATGCCGAGAGTTATGAGTGTCCCGGGGTTTCTCACTGAGGTAGATGATGATCAGGCAGTTAGTGTTTCCTCTGATAATCCATCAACTGTTACTACGGATAGAATGATCATTGTGGCTAACCAGCTACCGTTGAAGGCAAAGCGAAAAGAGGACAACAAAGGGTGGAGTTTCAGTTGGAATGAGGATTCATTGCTTTTACAGCTTAAGGATGGACTCCCGGATGACATGGAGGTTCTTTATGTTGGTTCATTACGCGTTGACATTGATCCAGCTGAACAGGATGATGTATCACagtatttattggataaattCAAATGTGTGCCGACTTTTTTACCCGCTGACGTTTTGGCAAAATTTTATGACGGCTTCTGTAAACGGCAGTTATGGCCACTTTTTCATTATATGTTACCATTTTCAACAGATAAAAGCCACCGATTTGATCGTTCTTTGTGGGAAGCTTACGTGCTGGCAAACAAGCTTTTTTTTCAGAAGGTAGTTGAAATAATAAACCCAGAGGATGATTACATTTGGATTCATGATTATCATTTGATGGTGCTGCCAACTTTTATAAGAAGGCGTTTTAACAGGGTTAAAATGGGATTTTTCCTGCATAGCCCCTTTCCATCATCAGAGATATACAGGACTCTTCCGGTCAGGGAAGAGATACTGAAAGCTTTACTAAACTCTGATATCATCGGATTCCATACCTTTGACTATGCTCGTCATTTCCTTTCCTGTTGCAGTCGTATGTTGGGTCTGGAGTATCAGTCAAAGAGGGGTTATTTAGGATTGGAGTATTATGGAAGGACAATCAGTATTAAGATTATGCCTGTTGGGATTCACATGGGTCGAATTGAGTCAGTTATGAGAATGGCAGATGAGGAATGCAAGGTAAGGGAGCTCAAACAGAAATTTGAAGGAAAAACCATCTTGCTTGGTATTGATGATATGGACATTTTTAAAGGCATAAATTTGAAGATTTTGGCTATGGAGCAGATGCTCAGACAGCATCCCAAATGGCAAGGAAGAGCTGTTCTGGTCCAGATAGTTAATCCTGCTAGAGGTAAAGGGATACATCTGGAGGAGATACATGCTGAAATACAAGAAAGCTGCAACAGGATCAACAGAGTGTTTGGGAGACCTGGTTATGAACCTATTGTTTTTATTGATAGAGCAGTTCCTATTGCTGAAAAAGTTGCTTATTACTGCATTGCTGAGTGTGTTATTGTCACAGCTGTAAGGGATGGAATGAACCTAACTCCTTATGAGTATATTGCATGTAGACAGGGAATATCTGGTTCTGAATCATGTTCCAATGTCAATGACCCTAAGAAGAGTATGCTAGTAATATCAGAATTTATTGGGTGTTCTCCATCACTTAGTGGGGCAATCCGTGTCAATCCATGGAATGTTGAAGCAACTTCAGAGGCAATGAATGAGGCCATCTCAACTGGTGATGGAGAGAAACAGTTGCGGCACGAGAAGCATTACCGTTATGTCAGCACTCATGATGTGGCTTACTGGTCACGTAGTTTCTTGCAAGACATGGAGCGGGCTTGCACAGACCTTCTAAGGAAAAGATGTTGGGGAATAGGTCTTAGCTTTGGATTTAGAGTTGTGGCACTTGACCCTAATTTTAAAAAGCTCTCAATCGATGCTATGGTTTCAGCTTACAAGAGGGCAAAGAATAGGGCCATTTTGTTGGACTATGATGGTACTGTGATGCCACAGAACTCCATTAATAAGAGTCCAAGCAAGGAGGTCTTGTCTATTTTGGAATCACTTAGTGAAGACCCcaaaaatgttgttttcattGTTAGTGGACGGGGGAGGAATAGCTTAAGTGACTGGTTTAATTCCTGTGAAAAACTTGGAATTGCtgcagaacatgggtacttcTTGAG ATGGTCCCACAATCGAGAATGGGAAAATTGTGGTAAGAGCTCCGACTTTGGATGGATGCAGATTGCTGAACCTGTAATGAAACTCTATACAGAGGCGACTGATGGTTCCTctattgaaagaaaagaaagtgctTTGGTCTGGCAATACCGTGATGCAGACCTTGGTTTTGGATCTGCTCAGGCTAAGGAAATGTTAGATCATCTAGAAAGTGTTTTGGCCAATGAGCCTGTTGCTGTGAAGAGTGGCCAGTTTATTGTTGAAGTAAAACCCCAG GATGTGAGCAAAGGCTTAGTCGCCGAGAAGATATTTTCGTCAATGGACGGGAAGGGCAAACAGGCCGACTTTGTGTTGTGTGTTGGTGATGACAGATCAGATGAGGACATGTTTGAGATAGTTAGTAGTGCCATCTCAAGGAATATTCTTGCCACCAATGCTTCTGTGTTTGCTTGCACGGTTGGACAAAAACCAAGCAAAGCAAAGTATTATTTGGATGATACAACTGAGGTAACAAGCATGTTGGAATCTTTGGCTGAAGAATCAGATGCTTCACCCTACATAGAAGAAACTGGAGATTCCTCTCGGAGGCAAGTGTGA